One Nitrospira sp. genomic window, CTGCTCGACACGCCGTCTGATAGATCGAAATGGGCCGGTGGGACAGAGCGATGGTCTCGGGTCAGGACCGCAACAACGCCATCACGCTCAGACAGACGAGCAGATTGTTCACGGCATGTCCGAGCACCCCGGGCCAGAGACTGCCGGTGCGTTCATAGGCCCAGGCCCAGACCAGCCCGCTCCAGAATACGCTGAGAAAGCCGATCAGCCCATACCCATGAGCCAGTGCAAAGAGGGCGGCGCTCAGCATGGCGGCAGTCCCCCACTGAAACCGCCGCCGAAAGACACCGAACAGCAGCCCACGAAACGCTAACTCCTCAAAGACCGGCGCAAACAGCACATACTCCAAGAGACTCACCACCAGAGTCGGCGACGATCCCCACACCAGGTCCGCATCGAACCATTCCGTCCAATGACTGATCAATTTGAGCGGTTCCGCAATCCGGCCCAACACCCACTCACCCACAAGCCCGGCGGCGACGACGGCCAAGACCGCCAGCGCCAGCTGCCCGAGGTGACGCGGCTGAATGCTGATTCCGAACCCGCGCCAGAAAGACTGCCGTTGCGGTCGGAGCAGGTGATAATAGGCCAGCGCCAACAAGGGCAGGTTCGACAGCGGCACAGCCACAACCCGCAACGACGGGAAGTCACTCGCGGCAAACAGAAATGCCACGGTCAGGAGTGCCCCGACGGCCCCCCCACGCAGCAGAACGCCCGCGCCAAGACGGCCTGCCCATAAGGGAGGCAGCTCGGCCGAGCCCACGCGAAACATGGTGGCCCCCTTCCCCCGCCGAAGCCAAGCCATCAACACCAGGATTCCCACGATCATCAGCGCCAGCTCCAACCAGGCAAATGCCCGTGAACGCCAGACCAGAGCCTCCACCCGTTGCTGCGAAGAGGTTTCAATTGTCACGAGCAGAGGACGGTCTCCTGCCCGCTCGGCAATGCGGGTGGCAAGCCGGGCATAAAACCAGCCTGTGACGGGTTGCTCCGCCAGATAGGCTTGCAAATTGAACCCCACCGCCGGCGACACCTTCGCATCCACATAGGCCGCCTGCAGCAATCGGGCAAACGACGCATACGGTTCCCCCTGACGGGTCCATCGCGATACGTCCTGCTTGATCTCCGCTAGGTGCCCCGACTCCCCTTCCAAAATCGCCAGATGCAGGTCGACGAAGGGATCGGCCGATTCTTCCGCGAGTTCTCGATACCATTCGATGACCTGATCACGATCGTTTGCGTCACTGCCCATCGTGATGTCGTAGAGAACCTGTTCCCACACCGGCAAGGTCTTGAGTCCCTCTTCCTGATCCATCAGACGGCCGACCATGTGACTCAACGCCCGTTCGGCATCCGGCACGCGTTCCACCCGGGGGACATCGAAGGAGAGCCAGGCCACCACCGCAATCGACGCGGACAGCACCACGGCGGACAATACCGTGACAGCCCGTGAAAAACCGGGATTGTACGCATGGGGCGGAGGAGGCGCCCCGACACAGGGTGCCGATGAAGTCACCGGTTGCACGGGCGCCCCGCTCGATAGATCCGCGTCCACAAGGACCTCCAGACAAGAAAGAAGCGCCGGAGTATAGCACCGGCCTCAGAGAGGTGAAACAGGCAGTGCCCCTTGCGGCCCCAATGAGCCCCGACATAATCCCATGGCTGAATCCCCTTCGCTTTCGTTATACTGAGTCACGCAACAGGACCGTTTGATGGCCGGGCTATGGAACCTTCCCGGGTGAC contains:
- a CDS encoding CPBP family intramembrane metalloprotease translates to MDADLSSGAPVQPVTSSAPCVGAPPPPHAYNPGFSRAVTVLSAVVLSASIAVVAWLSFDVPRVERVPDAERALSHMVGRLMDQEEGLKTLPVWEQVLYDITMGSDANDRDQVIEWYRELAEESADPFVDLHLAILEGESGHLAEIKQDVSRWTRQGEPYASFARLLQAAYVDAKVSPAVGFNLQAYLAEQPVTGWFYARLATRIAERAGDRPLLVTIETSSQQRVEALVWRSRAFAWLELALMIVGILVLMAWLRRGKGATMFRVGSAELPPLWAGRLGAGVLLRGGAVGALLTVAFLFAASDFPSLRVVAVPLSNLPLLALAYYHLLRPQRQSFWRGFGISIQPRHLGQLALAVLAVVAAGLVGEWVLGRIAEPLKLISHWTEWFDADLVWGSSPTLVVSLLEYVLFAPVFEELAFRGLLFGVFRRRFQWGTAAMLSAALFALAHGYGLIGFLSVFWSGLVWAWAYERTGSLWPGVLGHAVNNLLVCLSVMALLRS